From Skermanella sp. TT6, a single genomic window includes:
- the pgsA gene encoding CDP-diacylglycerol--glycerol-3-phosphate 3-phosphatidyltransferase, whose amino-acid sequence MLTSLPNLLTLSRIIVIPIIIGLFFVREHWAAWTACALFALAAITDYFDGYLARSWSQVSIVGKFLDPIADKLLVAAVLFMLVAVDKLSGISVLPAVVILLREVLVSGLREFLAGIRVGMPVSKLAKWKTAIQMVALGILIVGDDGPSGVPVQAIGELGLWAAGLLTLITGWDYMQAGWKHMNEEREPEPEAVPRPAQPHGANTARSAG is encoded by the coding sequence ATGCTGACCAGCCTGCCCAATCTTCTCACGCTCTCACGGATCATCGTCATCCCGATCATCATCGGGCTGTTCTTCGTCCGTGAGCACTGGGCGGCCTGGACCGCGTGCGCCCTGTTCGCGCTGGCCGCGATCACGGACTACTTCGACGGCTACCTGGCGCGGAGCTGGTCGCAGGTGTCCATCGTCGGAAAGTTCCTCGATCCGATCGCCGACAAGCTCCTGGTCGCCGCCGTGCTGTTCATGCTGGTGGCGGTGGACAAGCTGAGCGGAATCTCGGTGCTGCCGGCCGTCGTGATCCTGCTGCGGGAGGTGCTGGTCTCGGGCCTGCGCGAGTTCCTGGCCGGGATCCGCGTCGGCATGCCGGTCAGCAAGCTCGCCAAATGGAAGACCGCGATCCAGATGGTGGCGCTGGGCATCCTGATCGTCGGCGACGACGGCCCGTCCGGCGTGCCGGTCCAGGCGATCGGCGAGCTGGGCCTGTGGGCCGCCGGGCTGCTGACCCTGATCACCGGCTGGGACTACATGCAGGCCGGCTGGAAGCACATGAACGAGGAGCGGGAACCCGAGCCGGAAGCGGTGCCCCGCCCGGCCCAGCCGCACGGCGCCAACACGGCGCGCAGCGCGGGCTGA
- a CDS encoding molybdenum cofactor biosynthesis protein MoaE: MAIRVQREDFDVGAELAALTQGNHAIGGVTSFVGLVREMGGGPSAMTLEHYPGMTERQLAGIEDEARRRWPLQAVLIIHRYGRLEPGDRIVLVATASAHREAAFESCHFLIDWLKTRAPFWKLEETAEGSRWVEAKDDDDAAAARWTVRPAPEGASS; encoded by the coding sequence ATGGCGATCCGCGTCCAGCGGGAGGATTTCGACGTCGGCGCCGAGCTGGCGGCCCTCACGCAAGGCAACCACGCCATCGGCGGAGTCACCAGCTTCGTCGGACTCGTGCGCGAGATGGGCGGCGGGCCGAGCGCCATGACGCTGGAGCACTACCCGGGCATGACCGAGCGCCAGCTGGCCGGGATCGAGGACGAGGCGCGGCGCCGCTGGCCGCTCCAGGCGGTGCTGATCATCCACCGCTACGGCCGCCTGGAACCCGGCGACCGGATCGTGCTGGTCGCCACCGCCAGCGCCCACCGCGAAGCGGCGTTCGAGAGCTGCCATTTCCTGATCGACTGGCTGAAGACCCGTGCCCCCTTCTGGAAGCTGGAGGAGACCGCGGAGGGCAGCCGCTGGGTCGAGGCCAAGGACGATGACGATGCCGCGGCGGCGCGATGGACCGTTCGGCCCGCACCCGAGGGAGCTTCGTCCTGA
- the moaD gene encoding molybdopterin converting factor subunit 1, whose amino-acid sequence MKLLYFAWLRTKTGITQEEVAPPEHVRDVASLVEWLRTRGPRFADAFGNAAVIRVAVNQEYARPDHPLRAGDEVALFPPVTGG is encoded by the coding sequence ATGAAGCTGCTCTATTTCGCCTGGCTACGGACCAAGACCGGGATCACCCAGGAGGAGGTGGCGCCGCCCGAGCATGTGCGCGACGTGGCGTCCCTGGTCGAGTGGCTGCGCACCCGCGGCCCCCGGTTCGCCGACGCCTTCGGGAACGCCGCCGTCATCCGGGTGGCGGTCAACCAGGAATATGCCCGTCCCGACCATCCGCTCCGCGCCGGGGACGAGGTGGCTCTCTTTCCGCCCGTCACGGGAGGCTGA
- a CDS encoding AAA family ATPase, which translates to MTHDPDPSDQAAVVDFLSAPDTHGGAEVERVDTHGSIVFLAGDRVYKLKRAVRFPYMDYGTVERRRAACEAEVRLNRRTAPSVYLGAVPVLRRPDGSLALGGIGAPLSRSEGVPADWVVVMARLDQEALFDRMADRGALTAGLMRELAETIGSFHAGAEVVTDRGGADAMRWVFEDNVAELAERPDVFPPDRVRALGTASAAALDRLGGLLDRRREGGSVRFCHGDLHLRNICLVDGRPTLFDCVEFNDDIAIVDVLYDLAFLLMDLEHRGLRPLANTLLNRMLELTGDCDGLALLPLFLSARAAVRAKVLASGAGAQPDPAAAHAEALSYLDHAVRAIHPPKPMMVTLGGLSGTGKTTVARALAPGIGPAPGAVVLRSDVLRKQLFGAAETERLPAEAYAGEATRRVYAGLLERAGRIVRAGHAVIVDAVNARPEERADLEAVARHAGVPFRGIWLEADADTLMARVGSRTGDASDADEAVVRRQLLYEIEPLTWHRISSVGDMESVISNIGKIIR; encoded by the coding sequence ATGACCCATGATCCCGACCCTTCGGACCAGGCCGCCGTCGTGGATTTCCTGTCCGCCCCGGACACCCACGGGGGCGCCGAGGTCGAGCGCGTCGATACCCACGGAAGCATCGTCTTCCTGGCCGGCGATCGCGTCTACAAGCTGAAGCGCGCGGTGCGCTTTCCCTACATGGACTACGGCACGGTCGAGCGCCGGCGCGCCGCCTGCGAGGCGGAGGTGCGGCTGAACCGGCGCACGGCGCCCTCGGTCTATCTCGGAGCGGTCCCCGTGCTGCGGCGGCCCGACGGCTCCCTGGCGCTGGGCGGGATCGGGGCGCCCCTTTCGAGGTCCGAAGGCGTCCCGGCCGACTGGGTCGTGGTGATGGCGCGGCTGGACCAGGAAGCCCTGTTCGACCGCATGGCCGATCGCGGCGCGCTCACGGCCGGGCTGATGCGCGAATTGGCGGAGACGATCGGCTCCTTCCACGCCGGGGCCGAGGTGGTCACCGACCGCGGCGGGGCCGACGCCATGCGTTGGGTGTTCGAGGACAATGTCGCGGAACTGGCGGAGCGGCCGGACGTCTTTCCTCCCGACCGGGTCCGGGCGCTCGGCACGGCCTCGGCCGCCGCGCTCGACCGGCTGGGCGGGTTGCTGGACCGGCGGCGCGAGGGCGGTTCCGTGCGGTTCTGCCACGGCGACCTGCACCTGCGGAACATCTGCCTTGTCGACGGCCGGCCGACGCTGTTCGACTGCGTGGAGTTCAACGACGACATCGCCATCGTCGACGTGCTGTACGATCTGGCCTTCCTGCTGATGGACCTGGAGCATCGCGGGCTCCGCCCGCTGGCCAACACGCTGCTGAACCGGATGCTGGAATTGACGGGCGACTGCGACGGGCTGGCGCTGCTGCCGCTGTTCCTGTCCGCCCGTGCGGCGGTCCGGGCCAAGGTGCTGGCGAGCGGTGCCGGGGCGCAGCCCGATCCGGCGGCGGCCCATGCCGAGGCCCTGTCCTACCTGGACCATGCCGTGAGGGCGATCCACCCGCCGAAGCCCATGATGGTGACGCTCGGCGGCCTGTCCGGGACCGGCAAGACGACCGTCGCCCGCGCCCTGGCGCCCGGCATCGGCCCGGCGCCGGGGGCGGTGGTCCTGCGGAGCGACGTGCTGCGGAAGCAGCTCTTCGGCGCGGCGGAAACCGAGCGGCTGCCGGCCGAGGCCTATGCCGGGGAGGCGACCCGCCGGGTCTATGCCGGACTGCTGGAGCGCGCCGGGCGCATCGTCCGGGCCGGGCACGCCGTTATCGTCGATGCCGTCAATGCCCGGCCGGAGGAGCGGGCAGACCTGGAAGCGGTGGCGCGGCACGCCGGCGTGCCGTTCCGGGGTATCTGGCTGGAGGCGGACGCCGACACCCTGATGGCCCGCGTGGGATCGCGGACCGGCGATGCGTCGGACGCGGACGAGGCGGTTGTGCGCCGGCAGCTACTTTATGAAATTGAGCCGCTGACCTGGCATCGCATCTCGTCGGTCGGTGATATGGAATCCGTCATATCAAATATAGGGAAAATTATCAGATAA
- a CDS encoding substrate-binding periplasmic protein, with amino-acid sequence MFQRDGAGNKSSFFGKAVQTAAALVLCAGLFAAGTARADIRIVTSVLPPLTDDSGTDKGFLYDVVEEIKKLVKVSAPIEMMLWTDASKIAQNEANIVIFPLTRTPQRENSFRWITKMFDMKRSFTTLPGTTPINTPEEAKKVASIGVLERSSSQTFLKEYGLTNTVEFPSNKALVEGLAAGKVVSIYGINPMTVSEWRGIGRKDQLVFGTPVEITGSFIGTSLKGDLVKMEEWQSAFEVIQQDGTFDRLLVKYGLN; translated from the coding sequence ATGTTCCAGCGCGATGGTGCGGGCAACAAGAGCAGCTTTTTCGGCAAGGCCGTCCAAACCGCCGCAGCCCTGGTGCTGTGCGCCGGGTTGTTCGCCGCTGGCACCGCCCGGGCCGATATCCGGATCGTCACCAGCGTCCTGCCCCCCCTGACCGACGATTCGGGAACCGACAAGGGCTTCCTGTACGACGTCGTGGAGGAGATCAAGAAGCTGGTGAAGGTTTCGGCCCCGATCGAGATGATGCTCTGGACCGACGCGTCGAAAATCGCCCAGAACGAGGCGAACATCGTGATCTTCCCGCTGACCCGGACGCCGCAGCGGGAGAACAGCTTCCGCTGGATCACCAAGATGTTCGACATGAAGCGGTCCTTCACCACCCTGCCGGGCACGACGCCGATCAACACGCCGGAGGAGGCCAAGAAGGTCGCGTCGATCGGCGTGCTGGAGCGCAGCTCCTCCCAGACCTTCCTCAAGGAATACGGGCTGACCAACACCGTCGAGTTCCCGTCCAACAAGGCCCTGGTCGAAGGGTTGGCCGCCGGCAAGGTCGTGTCGATCTACGGCATCAACCCGATGACCGTCAGCGAGTGGCGCGGCATCGGCCGCAAGGACCAGCTCGTGTTCGGCACCCCGGTCGAGATCACCGGCTCCTTCATCGGCACCAGCCTGAAGGGCGACCTGGTCAAGATGGAGGAGTGGCAGTCTGCCTTCGAAGTGATCCAGCAGGACGGCACCTTCGACCGGCTGCTCGTCAAGTACGGCCTGAACTGA
- a CDS encoding universal stress protein: protein MLRKILVPLIGRDCDRSVLAMGFSVAKTFDAHVEALHVGGDPRDMVPMLGDGLSGPMIEEIMKASEQEFAADAEIARKHFEAARAAAQAALVQSAPGPGMASGRMRSVTGVMEDVIPHEARLADLVVFPQTAGIGDSRLSVTLEATLLGSARPLLLAPERPPAKIGGTVAIAWNGGAECARAVAAAMPFLIRAAAVRIVTADTAVTSAEEAARLADYLAWHGIQPAIDTIRPAKESVGAALIARVGELEADLLVMGGYGHSRVREMILGGVTRYVLSHPGLPVLMAH, encoded by the coding sequence ATGCTCCGAAAAATCCTGGTGCCGCTGATCGGCCGCGACTGCGATCGCTCGGTCCTCGCGATGGGCTTCTCCGTCGCCAAGACATTCGATGCCCATGTGGAGGCGCTGCATGTCGGCGGCGACCCGCGCGACATGGTTCCGATGCTGGGCGACGGGTTGTCCGGACCCATGATCGAGGAGATCATGAAGGCGTCCGAGCAGGAATTCGCCGCCGACGCCGAGATCGCCCGGAAGCATTTCGAAGCGGCGCGCGCGGCCGCCCAGGCGGCCCTGGTTCAGTCCGCTCCCGGCCCGGGCATGGCATCGGGCCGGATGCGGTCGGTGACCGGCGTGATGGAGGACGTGATCCCCCACGAGGCGCGGCTGGCCGACCTGGTCGTCTTTCCGCAGACGGCGGGAATCGGCGACAGCCGGCTCTCGGTGACGCTGGAAGCGACGCTGCTCGGATCCGCCCGGCCGCTGCTGCTGGCCCCGGAACGGCCGCCGGCCAAGATCGGCGGAACGGTGGCCATCGCCTGGAACGGTGGGGCCGAATGCGCCCGGGCGGTCGCGGCCGCCATGCCCTTCCTGATCCGGGCCGCGGCGGTCCGCATCGTCACGGCGGACACCGCCGTCACCTCCGCCGAAGAGGCTGCGCGCTTGGCGGACTATCTGGCCTGGCACGGCATCCAGCCTGCGATCGACACGATCCGGCCGGCGAAGGAGTCGGTCGGCGCCGCCCTGATCGCCCGCGTCGGCGAACTGGAGGCCGACCTGCTGGTCATGGGCGGCTACGGCCACAGCCGGGTCCGCGAGATGATCCTCGGCGGCGTCACCAGATACGTCCTGTCCCATCCCGGGCTGCCCGTCCTGATGGCGCACTGA